From the Maioricimonas rarisocia genome, one window contains:
- a CDS encoding prenyltransferase/squalene oxidase repeat-containing protein, translating into MSSLAFHALLLLVMALIVVTLDRPPTLPPLELGWIVERPEPEIAESDVPEIRIPSIQLPQAGPPERPDEPEASEPAAQSGNRDEPPAVIPVPTKDLLELRRDALQEDGPAGHDADVIEAVRRSLDWFAKQQQSDGRWQLEGPYPDGVTQSRFRADAGATALALLCFVGAGQTHQDGNYVEVVRSGVDWLRSAQKPTGEIFERSEIGLEPRFYAHSQATIVLCELLTLTGDESLREPATRAVAYLLEAQNPEQGGWRYHQLTATGEGDVSVTGWALMALHSARMADIDVPPETWLLASQFLDTSQEHPGDAAFYKYRPSFPVNRGQRLSMTAEGLLCRQWLGWPRNLPALQRGVAFLTDEDNRPVWDDGKRNVYAWYYVAQTLHNLGGDDWEQWYAHTAPVLVTRQVKSGRSRGSWHPHRPPGSPHEWSQIVGRLYFTAMCTLILETPFRHGSVYE; encoded by the coding sequence ATGAGCAGCCTCGCCTTCCATGCGCTACTGCTGCTGGTCATGGCGCTGATTGTCGTGACGCTCGACCGCCCTCCCACGTTGCCTCCCCTGGAACTGGGCTGGATCGTGGAGCGTCCCGAGCCGGAAATCGCAGAGTCGGACGTTCCCGAAATCCGCATTCCCTCGATCCAGTTGCCACAGGCAGGACCGCCCGAACGTCCGGATGAACCGGAGGCATCGGAGCCGGCTGCACAATCCGGCAATCGCGACGAGCCGCCCGCGGTGATCCCCGTCCCGACGAAGGATCTCCTCGAGCTGCGCCGCGACGCACTGCAGGAAGACGGTCCCGCGGGTCACGATGCGGACGTCATCGAAGCGGTCCGCCGTTCGCTCGACTGGTTTGCGAAGCAGCAGCAGTCAGACGGTCGCTGGCAACTCGAGGGCCCCTACCCCGACGGCGTCACCCAGAGTCGATTCCGCGCCGATGCGGGTGCGACGGCGCTCGCCCTGCTCTGCTTTGTCGGTGCCGGCCAGACCCATCAGGACGGGAATTATGTTGAGGTCGTCCGTTCCGGTGTCGACTGGTTGCGATCGGCACAGAAGCCGACCGGCGAGATCTTCGAGAGGAGCGAGATCGGACTCGAGCCACGCTTCTACGCCCATTCGCAGGCGACCATCGTGCTCTGCGAACTGCTGACGCTGACCGGCGACGAATCGTTGCGGGAGCCGGCCACACGTGCGGTCGCCTACCTGCTCGAAGCACAGAACCCCGAACAGGGAGGCTGGCGATACCATCAGCTGACCGCCACGGGCGAAGGGGATGTCTCGGTCACCGGCTGGGCACTGATGGCACTGCACTCGGCACGGATGGCGGACATTGACGTTCCTCCCGAGACGTGGCTGCTGGCCTCGCAATTCCTCGACACGTCCCAGGAACACCCCGGCGATGCGGCGTTCTACAAGTACCGTCCCAGCTTCCCCGTCAATCGCGGTCAGCGACTGTCGATGACCGCCGAGGGACTTCTCTGCCGGCAATGGTTGGGCTGGCCCCGCAACCTGCCGGCACTTCAGCGGGGAGTCGCTTTCCTCACCGATGAGGACAACCGCCCCGTCTGGGACGACGGGAAACGGAACGTCTACGCCTGGTACTACGTCGCACAGACACTGCATAACCTGGGTGGAGACGACTGGGAGCAGTGGTACGCGCACACGGCTCCGGTCCTGGTGACACGGCAGGTGAAGTCGGGCCGGAGCCGGGGCAGCTGGCATCCCCACCGCCCCCCGGGATCCCCCCACGAATGGAGCCAGATCGTAGGCCGGCTGTACTTCACGGCAATGTGCACGCTGATTCTGGAGACGCCGTTCCGGCACGGTTCGGTCTACGAGTAG
- a CDS encoding peptidylprolyl isomerase, whose product MTFSPSRLHIALPESSESLSMLSPRNRVSFELPLCAGILVASISLAVLAPTFATADDAAPAAETGQQASWEELVAAKKSAYARLEEIQKSFGTAQPEEQQKLRQEAGEMIANLRQNVFPKLRVQAPERLKSHPDDVDAAEIVLEISYSENSFAEAARVADMILEQDPTHQLAANLGGISHFAIHDFEGAATILEQARDNKVLVPQLSQVYLDNARKYQEYWQEEQAIRAKEAAATGNDQLPRVVFKTSRGDIEIELFEDDAPNTVANFISLVEKDFYDGIRFHRVIQGFMAQGGCPHSREGDPATPGTGGPGYTIDCEVYEEGARRHFAGSLSMAHAGRDSGGSQFFLTHLPTPHLNRDMNPNGAHTVFGRVVNGMDVVADLEVNDEILSATVTRKRDHEYKPETNPES is encoded by the coding sequence ATGACGTTTTCTCCGTCCCGACTGCACATTGCCCTCCCCGAATCATCCGAGAGTCTCTCCATGCTTTCACCCCGCAACCGGGTCTCGTTTGAACTCCCACTCTGCGCCGGCATTCTGGTCGCTTCGATCAGCCTTGCCGTTCTGGCTCCCACTTTCGCCACGGCTGACGACGCCGCTCCGGCCGCCGAAACCGGCCAGCAGGCGAGCTGGGAAGAACTCGTCGCCGCCAAGAAATCTGCTTACGCGCGGCTGGAAGAGATCCAGAAGTCATTCGGCACCGCCCAGCCGGAAGAACAGCAGAAGCTTCGTCAGGAAGCCGGCGAGATGATCGCCAACCTGCGTCAGAACGTCTTCCCCAAACTGCGCGTTCAGGCACCCGAGCGGCTGAAGTCACATCCCGATGACGTCGACGCGGCCGAAATCGTTCTGGAGATCAGCTACAGCGAGAACAGCTTCGCCGAGGCGGCCCGCGTCGCCGACATGATCCTCGAGCAGGATCCGACGCATCAGCTGGCTGCGAACCTCGGCGGCATTTCGCACTTCGCGATCCACGACTTCGAAGGGGCCGCCACGATCCTCGAGCAGGCCCGCGACAACAAGGTGCTCGTGCCGCAACTGTCCCAGGTCTACCTCGACAACGCCCGCAAGTACCAGGAGTACTGGCAGGAAGAACAGGCAATTCGTGCGAAGGAAGCGGCAGCGACCGGTAACGACCAGCTGCCTCGCGTCGTTTTCAAGACCAGCCGCGGCGACATCGAGATCGAACTCTTCGAGGATGACGCCCCCAATACGGTCGCGAACTTTATCAGCCTGGTTGAGAAGGATTTCTACGACGGCATCCGGTTCCACCGCGTCATCCAGGGCTTCATGGCCCAGGGAGGTTGCCCGCACAGCCGCGAAGGCGATCCCGCGACGCCCGGCACCGGCGGCCCCGGCTACACGATCGACTGCGAAGTGTACGAAGAGGGCGCGCGGCGACACTTCGCCGGCAGCCTGAGCATGGCGCATGCCGGCCGCGATTCGGGAGGATCGCAGTTTTTCCTCACGCATCTCCCGACGCCGCACCTCAATCGTGACATGAATCCCAACGGCGCGCATACTGTTTTCGGTCGCGTCGTCAACGGGATGGACGTCGTCGCCGATCTGGAAGTCAACGACGAGATCCTCTCGGCGACCGTGACCCGCAAGCGCGACCACGAGTACAAGCCGGAAACCAATCCGGAAAGCTGA
- a CDS encoding D-amino acid aminotransferase, whose translation MNQPSPLASWNGEVMPLSEVRVSVLDRAFLFGDAIYEALRVYEGRPFLLDEHMARLRRSLDQIRIETDVDHISRRILELLERQPVRDGLIYLQVTRGEAPRTHYFPANPTEPNELIYVSPLEDDPHAEHRKTGVGVVTFDDLRWKRCDIKSVNLLGNCLAAQAAREAGCAEAILVSADGTITEGSHTSLFGVRDGAVMTAPLARNILPGITRNLVVQLANRADIPIREEPLSRDRLPEVDELFLTGTTAEVLPVTRVDDRPVGSGQPGKVTCQIAAAYRGYVADWLAGDASPSS comes from the coding sequence GTGAATCAACCATCACCACTCGCCAGCTGGAACGGCGAGGTCATGCCGCTGTCCGAAGTCCGCGTTTCGGTGCTGGACCGGGCATTCCTGTTCGGCGACGCCATCTACGAGGCCCTGCGGGTCTACGAGGGGCGTCCCTTTCTGCTCGACGAGCACATGGCCCGCCTGCGGCGGAGCCTGGACCAGATCCGAATCGAGACGGACGTCGATCACATCAGCCGGCGGATTCTCGAACTGCTCGAGCGGCAACCCGTCCGGGACGGCCTGATCTATCTGCAGGTCACGCGGGGAGAAGCTCCGCGAACTCACTACTTTCCTGCCAATCCGACTGAACCAAACGAGCTGATTTACGTCTCACCTCTCGAGGACGATCCTCACGCCGAACACCGGAAGACTGGAGTCGGCGTCGTCACCTTTGACGATCTGAGGTGGAAACGGTGCGACATCAAATCGGTGAACCTGCTTGGAAACTGCCTGGCCGCCCAGGCAGCCCGAGAAGCAGGCTGTGCCGAGGCGATCCTTGTCTCGGCCGATGGAACGATCACCGAAGGGTCTCATACGAGTCTGTTCGGCGTACGCGACGGGGCCGTGATGACCGCTCCGCTGGCACGAAACATCCTGCCGGGGATCACGCGGAATCTGGTGGTTCAGCTGGCGAATCGGGCCGACATCCCGATCCGCGAAGAACCGCTTTCGCGAGACCGGCTGCCTGAAGTGGACGAACTGTTTCTGACCGGGACGACTGCGGAGGTCCTGCCGGTCACCCGGGTTGATGACCGGCCTGTCGGTTCGGGACAGCCCGGTAAGGTCACCTGCCAGATTGCAGCCGCCTATCGCGGTTACGTGGCAGACTGGCTGGCCGGAGATGCCTCCCCATCGAGTTGA